Proteins encoded within one genomic window of Triticum aestivum cultivar Chinese Spring chromosome 2D, IWGSC CS RefSeq v2.1, whole genome shotgun sequence:
- the LOC123048703 gene encoding putative expansin-B14: MASSFFVAFAALASSCLLLLHSRSVSGWLDSGATWYYLREGAGTDGGACGYQGDVEKPPFSSIVTAAGPSIFKDGKGCGACYQVKCTGNAACFGRPVTVVVTDECPGGGPCLAEAAHFNLSGKTFGAMAKPGQADNLRDAGNIRIQYDRVPCKWRGLDIAFRVKAGSNPNYLAVLIDQESGDGDLSAVELQHRGGSWAPMQEFLGAVWKYSSGSTLQAPISIRLTSSSGKKLVASNVIPSSWQADRTYRSIVNY; the protein is encoded by the exons ATGGCTTCTTCTTTCTTCGTCGCTTTCGCGGCTCTAGCCAGCAGCTGCCTTCTCCTCCTCCATTCGCGCAGCGTCTCAGGTTGGCTCGACAGCGGCGCGACGTGGTATTATCTCCGCGAAGGCGCCGGCACCGACG GTGGTGCGTGCGGGTACCAGGGCGACGTGGAGAAGCCGCCGTTCTCCTCCATAGTCACGGCGGCCGGCCCCTCCATCTTCAAGGACGGCAAAGGCTGCGGCGCTTGCTATCAGGTTAAATGCACCGGCAACGCCGCTTGCTTCGGCCGCCCGGTGACCGTGGTTGTCACAGATGAGTGCCCCGGCGGCGGGCCGTGTCTGGCCGAGGCTGCCCACTTCAACCTCAGCGGGAAGACGTTCGGCGCCATGGCCAAGCCCGGCCAAGCCGACAACCTCCGCGACGCCGGCAACATTAGAATCCAGTACGACCG GGTTCCGTGCAAGTGGCGCGGGCTGGACATCGCCTTCAGAGTGAAGGCTGGCTCCAACCCGAACTATCTCGCGGTGCTCATCGATCAAGAGTCCGGCGACGGCGACCTGTCGGCGGTGGAGCTTCAGCACCGTGGTGGCAGCTGGGCGCCGATGCAGGAGTTCTTGGGCGCGGTGTGGAAGTACAGCTCCGGGTCCACCCTGCAGGCGCCCATATCGATCCGCCTCACCTCCAGCTCCGGCAAGAAACTCGTCGCCAGCAACGTCATCCCCTCCAGCTGGCAGGCCGACAGGACCTACCGATCCATCGTAAACTACTGA